A section of the Elizabethkingia anophelis R26 genome encodes:
- a CDS encoding GNAT family N-acetyltransferase codes for MMIRLATLHDLESLTLIFEKYRDFYKKQGDYEGAKSFLKERISNNESVIYIAEADGKTIGFTQLYPLFSSTRMKKLWLLNDLYVEEEYRQKGISIALIDKAKELCRETGACQLSLETSKTNMVGNNLYPKTDFQLDTESNFYYWMP; via the coding sequence ATGATGATAAGACTTGCAACACTTCATGATTTGGAATCTCTAACCCTCATTTTTGAAAAGTACAGAGACTTTTATAAAAAACAAGGGGATTATGAAGGGGCTAAATCTTTTTTAAAAGAAAGAATCAGCAATAATGAGTCTGTAATCTATATTGCTGAAGCAGATGGCAAAACTATTGGTTTTACTCAGTTGTACCCATTATTCTCATCAACAAGAATGAAGAAACTGTGGTTACTGAATGATCTTTATGTCGAAGAAGAATATCGTCAAAAAGGCATTTCTATAGCATTGATAGATAAAGCAAAAGAGCTGTGCAGAGAAACAGGAGCCTGTCAGCTTTCTCTGGAAACCTCTAAAACAAACATGGTCGGAAATAATTTATATCCTAAAACAGATTTTCAACTAGATACAGAGTCCAATTTTTATTATTGGATGCCATAG
- a CDS encoding glycogen/starch synthase translates to MPNQKILYVTSELFPYQEDSNMATMVNKMALRMYNDGNDVRVFMPRFGMISERKFQLHEVIRLSGMNIIINDLDQPLLIKVASLPNERMQVYFIDNEEYFKRKQLYFDDEGVAFSDNDERAIFFARGVIETIKKLNWVPDVIHLNGWMASFIPLYLKTFYKNDDYFKDTKLVVSIYNEKDAAFENNIEEKLKFDNIEGLTALDKPSFRKFVGESLQLVDIVLKGDESLEDDLESMYTGTTSDKKDFVSADAINQVY, encoded by the coding sequence ATGCCGAACCAGAAAATTCTATACGTCACATCCGAGCTATTTCCGTACCAAGAAGACAGTAACATGGCTACGATGGTGAATAAGATGGCCTTGAGAATGTACAATGACGGAAACGATGTTCGTGTTTTCATGCCAAGATTTGGAATGATCAGCGAGCGTAAATTTCAACTTCACGAAGTGATTCGTCTATCAGGGATGAATATTATCATCAACGACCTTGATCAGCCTTTGTTAATTAAAGTTGCTTCTTTACCAAATGAAAGAATGCAGGTATACTTTATCGATAACGAGGAGTATTTCAAGAGAAAACAACTGTATTTCGATGATGAAGGAGTCGCTTTTTCAGACAATGACGAGCGCGCAATATTCTTCGCAAGAGGAGTTATCGAAACAATTAAAAAACTAAACTGGGTACCGGATGTTATTCACCTCAACGGGTGGATGGCTTCATTCATTCCGTTATACCTTAAAACGTTCTATAAGAACGATGACTATTTTAAAGATACCAAGCTTGTTGTTTCTATCTACAATGAGAAAGATGCTGCCTTTGAAAATAATATTGAAGAAAAACTAAAATTCGACAATATCGAAGGACTTACTGCGTTAGATAAACCAAGCTTCAGAAAATTTGTTGGAGAAAGCCTTCAGTTAGTAGATATCGTACTGAAAGGAGATGAGTCTCTGGAAGATGATCTGGAATCTATGTATACTGGTACTACTTCCGATAAAAAGGATTTTGTAAGTGCCGATGCTATTAACCAAGTGTACTAA
- a CDS encoding phosphoadenylyl-sulfate reductase — translation MENSLKIQLNKILEGITESSPDTDILQLLVDRFPKEVIFSTSFSYEDQVVTHLVKDLDVDIFTLDTGRLFEQTYETWSATKAFFKKDIKAFYPDAEVLGKFVTENGPDSFYRSVENRKNCCNIRKVQPLKKALQGYKVWITGLRAEHSVNRHNMSPLEWDADNQIIKYHPLLYWTTQEVKDYVKENRLPYNYLHEKGFVSIGCAPCTRAIQEGEDFRAGRWWWEDANKKECGLHIHQ, via the coding sequence ATGGAAAATAGTCTGAAAATACAACTGAATAAAATACTGGAAGGGATAACGGAAAGTTCTCCTGATACCGATATTTTGCAGTTACTGGTAGACAGATTTCCGAAAGAGGTAATCTTTTCTACCAGTTTTAGTTATGAAGACCAGGTAGTAACCCATCTGGTAAAAGATCTGGATGTAGATATTTTTACACTAGATACAGGGAGGCTTTTTGAGCAGACTTACGAAACATGGTCGGCAACAAAAGCTTTTTTCAAAAAAGATATTAAAGCTTTTTATCCAGATGCTGAAGTGTTGGGGAAATTTGTAACCGAAAACGGTCCCGATTCATTCTATAGATCAGTAGAAAACAGAAAGAATTGTTGTAATATCAGAAAGGTTCAACCACTAAAGAAAGCTCTTCAGGGTTATAAAGTATGGATTACCGGACTAAGAGCAGAGCACTCAGTTAACAGACACAATATGTCCCCTTTGGAGTGGGACGCAGATAATCAGATTATAAAATACCATCCATTGCTATACTGGACAACTCAGGAAGTAAAGGATTATGTAAAAGAGAACAGACTACCATACAATTACCTCCATGAAAAAGGTTTTGTAAGTATCGGATGTGCACCATGTACCAGAGCCATTCAGGAAGGAGAAGATTTTAGAGCCGGCCGCTGGTGGTGGGAAGATGCTAACAAAAAAGAATGTGGTCTGCATATTCACCAATAA
- a CDS encoding RrF2 family transcriptional regulator, which produces MMSKRCKYALKAMVRLARNYKNGFLSTSVIAQEENIPKKFLEQILLELKRAKLVNSKQGIGGGYYLLKSPDEVSLADLYRIFEGPISLTPCISLNYYEACDDCIDEEACYLRHELINVREKTRKSMMEATLTAFMNRK; this is translated from the coding sequence ATGATGTCCAAAAGGTGTAAATACGCTTTAAAAGCGATGGTGAGGTTGGCGAGAAACTATAAAAACGGATTCTTGTCTACTTCAGTTATTGCACAAGAGGAGAACATACCTAAAAAATTCTTAGAGCAGATTCTGCTGGAATTAAAGAGAGCCAAGCTTGTAAACAGCAAGCAGGGGATAGGAGGTGGTTATTATCTTCTAAAGTCTCCGGACGAAGTTTCCCTTGCAGATTTATACCGTATTTTTGAAGGGCCAATTTCTTTAACGCCTTGTATTTCCCTTAATTATTATGAAGCTTGTGATGATTGTATTGATGAGGAAGCTTGCTACCTTAGACATGAATTAATCAATGTTCGTGAGAAAACACGTAAAAGCATGATGGAGGCTACACTAACAGCCTTCATGAACAGAAAGTAA
- a CDS encoding NAD(P)/FAD-dependent oxidoreductase: MEKLDYIIVGDGYAAMFFAHQLLKSGKTFKLFSEGNKAASHISAGVCNPVVLKRYNKIWNDEAQMDYLPVIFNEIEEYLHKNYLIQENVVRVFHDEGEYKLWLKKASQDKFEGYLDSDIQKLSSVENPFGVGRVKNSCRLDVRNFFSDFFSFLEKKKVLVKERFDYSELNVDQNTYQNYNFNKIVFAEGTGIKDNPYFGEIPVKPNKGHRFSLHLEKDTEAFVIKKKHFLFRFSGDEYYYGGTYDRDSETHEIEEKAVEELKKGLEEVYKYNYKIDEVSTAFRATVADRRPIIGRHEIHDNLYIFNGLGARGVLNGSYFSKLLFDFIELGTLFHEEVNVKRFSQIGKLS; encoded by the coding sequence ATGGAAAAGTTAGATTATATCATTGTAGGAGACGGGTATGCCGCTATGTTTTTTGCACATCAGCTGTTGAAAAGTGGTAAAACCTTTAAGTTATTCTCTGAAGGAAATAAAGCTGCATCACATATTTCTGCAGGTGTATGCAATCCTGTTGTTCTGAAGAGGTATAATAAAATTTGGAATGATGAAGCCCAAATGGACTATTTGCCGGTAATCTTTAATGAGATTGAGGAATACCTTCATAAAAACTATTTAATTCAGGAAAATGTAGTCCGCGTATTCCATGATGAAGGAGAGTATAAACTGTGGCTTAAAAAAGCATCACAGGATAAATTTGAAGGCTATCTGGATTCAGATATACAAAAATTATCCAGTGTTGAAAATCCTTTTGGAGTAGGAAGAGTAAAAAATTCCTGCCGTCTCGATGTTCGTAACTTTTTTTCAGATTTCTTTAGTTTTTTAGAAAAGAAAAAAGTTTTGGTTAAGGAGAGATTTGACTATAGCGAATTGAATGTTGATCAGAATACCTATCAGAACTATAATTTTAATAAAATAGTTTTTGCAGAAGGCACAGGGATTAAAGACAATCCTTATTTTGGAGAAATTCCGGTAAAGCCTAATAAAGGGCACCGTTTTAGTCTTCATCTGGAGAAAGATACAGAAGCTTTTGTGATTAAGAAGAAACATTTTCTGTTCAGATTTTCCGGGGATGAATATTATTATGGCGGTACCTATGACAGGGATTCCGAAACCCACGAGATTGAAGAAAAAGCTGTTGAAGAACTGAAAAAGGGACTTGAAGAAGTGTATAAATATAACTATAAAATAGATGAAGTTTCAACGGCTTTCAGAGCAACAGTTGCAGACAGAAGACCTATAATCGGACGCCACGAAATACATGATAATCTTTATATTTTTAATGGATTAGGAGCAAGAGGTGTATTAAATGGCAGCTACTTTTCTAAACTTTTATTCGATTTTATAGAGCTCGGAACTTTATTTCATGAAGAGGTAAATGTAAAAAGATTTTCTCAAATCGGGAAATTATCTTAA
- a CDS encoding DUF4270 domain-containing protein codes for MKKIKIIANVCFVATIGLFTLTSCEADADNLGSQFLDGNAANGQELSYDVIAYNIDNKDSIRSDARNLTNAILGAFDEPVFGMHKAAYVTQLRPSAYGTDFGTNPKVDSVVLQIIPDYKKDSVTTTTTTINKVSTDQDSTKTVNTYPLVKYGKGKIGSTPVKFKVNVAEVSDFLYDNTKTYFSNQTVTATNILGSKTIDGNVRGVKITKVGDNSELFNRDPGIRIPLDKNFFQSKIIAFQGKNELSDAASFIRHFRGLRLSVDENDGFLFNLNPNTMSVTMYYSNDVTKDNTTTRQQNTYTFDLGASNVHFSQFTFNRPSAYTTAMGNINKTTGDTKLYLQGAGGNGAEFVIPTSTIQALKNVYTQNKAGILTAKIRLYSDANTWKSVFAKPSTFTVLQKDMKQFMDDMTALSGAGYVRVKATDLDKNPAYYDISITQTLKNIVEKDAENKPIVINVGDFTTNSQTGAYLGWNYNSRAYTPNRVVLVGNDPANTTQKAQLKIIYTKK; via the coding sequence ATGAAGAAAATAAAGATAATCGCGAACGTTTGTTTTGTTGCGACTATAGGTCTGTTTACGCTGACTTCTTGTGAAGCTGATGCTGATAACCTGGGAAGTCAGTTCTTAGATGGTAATGCCGCAAATGGACAGGAATTAAGTTATGATGTTATTGCATATAATATAGATAATAAAGATTCTATACGTAGTGATGCCAGAAATCTTACTAATGCTATTTTAGGAGCGTTCGACGAGCCTGTATTCGGGATGCACAAGGCTGCTTATGTTACACAGTTACGTCCTTCGGCATATGGGACAGATTTCGGAACTAATCCAAAAGTAGACTCTGTAGTATTACAGATTATTCCTGATTACAAAAAGGATTCTGTTACTACAACTACCACAACTATCAACAAGGTTTCTACAGACCAGGATTCTACGAAAACGGTTAATACTTATCCATTAGTAAAATATGGTAAAGGTAAAATTGGTAGTACTCCTGTGAAGTTTAAGGTCAATGTTGCTGAAGTTAGCGACTTCCTTTATGATAATACCAAGACTTATTTTTCTAATCAGACAGTTACTGCAACAAATATTTTAGGTTCTAAAACTATTGATGGTAATGTAAGAGGTGTAAAAATTACTAAAGTAGGAGATAATAGTGAGCTATTTAATAGAGATCCGGGGATAAGAATTCCTTTAGATAAAAACTTCTTCCAAAGCAAGATTATTGCTTTCCAAGGAAAAAATGAACTGAGTGATGCTGCATCTTTCATAAGACACTTCCGTGGATTAAGACTTTCTGTTGACGAGAACGACGGATTCTTATTCAACCTTAACCCTAATACAATGTCGGTTACAATGTATTATTCCAATGATGTTACAAAGGATAATACAACAACAAGACAACAGAATACTTATACATTTGATTTGGGAGCATCTAATGTTCACTTCAGCCAGTTTACATTTAACAGGCCATCGGCTTATACAACGGCAATGGGGAATATTAACAAAACAACTGGTGATACCAAATTATATCTTCAGGGTGCCGGAGGTAATGGTGCTGAGTTTGTAATTCCTACATCGACTATTCAGGCACTTAAAAATGTATATACACAAAACAAGGCTGGAATACTGACTGCCAAAATCAGATTGTATTCAGATGCTAATACATGGAAAAGTGTTTTTGCAAAACCTTCAACTTTTACAGTATTACAGAAGGATATGAAACAATTCATGGATGATATGACAGCTCTAAGCGGAGCAGGTTATGTTAGAGTAAAGGCAACAGATTTGGATAAAAATCCAGCTTATTACGATATTTCAATTACACAGACATTGAAAAATATTGTAGAAAAAGATGCAGAAAATAAACCTATTGTAATTAACGTTGGAGATTTTACAACAAATTCACAAACAGGTGCATATTTAGGATGGAATTATAACTCAAGAGCTTATACACCAAACAGAGTCGTATTAGTTGGTAATGATCCTGCAAATACAACACAGAAAGCTCAGCTGAAGATTATTTACACTAAAAAATAA
- the glmS gene encoding glutamine--fructose-6-phosphate transaminase (isomerizing), with amino-acid sequence MCGIVGYTGFRDAYDIVVNGLKRLEYRGYDSAGIVLENAQNKLELKKTKGKVSDLEEIAEGLKNTAHIGMGHTRWATHGVPSDRNSHPHLSNNGKIALIHNGIIENYDTIKTMLTQKGFVFHSETDTEVLANFIQYFMDESGKDFPEAVRTALSEVYGAYAVAVLHEDHPGQFVVGRLSSPLAIGLGDNEYFIASDASPFVEFTKEAIYLEDGHMALISLEGGVDIRVINDNTKVDAQIQELKLSLEQIEKGGYDHFMLKEIFEQPKSIHDTMRGRILLDEGIIKMAGIWDNLDRIKKAKRIIIIACGTSWHAGLIGEYLIEEFARIPVEVEYASEFRYRNPIIGPKDVVIAISQSGETADTMAAIKLAKEKGAFVYGICNVIDSSIARITDAGSYTHAGPEIGVASTKAFTAQLTILSLIALKLGKHNGNLNNTEFMKYLYELDALPKKVEEVLQTSHDTVKKIAKDFVESTNFLYLGRGYNFPGALEGALKLKEISYIHAEGYPAAEMKHGPIALIDENMPVAIIAPKQGHYDKIVSNVQEIKARKGKVIAIVNKGDTQVAKMADYVVEFPETSECFSPIVSAIPLQLLSYYIAVYRGANVDQPRNLAKSVTVE; translated from the coding sequence ATGTGCGGAATAGTAGGATATACAGGTTTTAGAGATGCCTATGATATTGTAGTTAACGGTCTTAAAAGATTAGAGTACCGTGGTTATGATAGTGCAGGGATCGTTTTAGAAAATGCACAAAATAAACTTGAATTAAAGAAAACAAAAGGTAAAGTTTCTGATCTTGAAGAAATTGCAGAGGGATTAAAAAACACTGCACATATCGGAATGGGGCACACACGTTGGGCTACTCACGGTGTACCTAGCGACAGAAACTCGCACCCGCATCTTTCCAATAATGGTAAAATAGCATTAATCCACAATGGTATTATTGAAAACTATGATACTATCAAAACAATGCTTACGCAGAAAGGATTCGTCTTTCATTCTGAAACCGATACTGAAGTGCTGGCTAACTTCATCCAATATTTCATGGATGAATCCGGTAAAGACTTTCCTGAGGCGGTAAGAACTGCATTAAGCGAAGTTTACGGAGCTTATGCAGTAGCTGTTTTACACGAAGATCACCCGGGACAATTTGTTGTAGGAAGATTAAGTTCTCCTTTAGCAATTGGTTTAGGAGATAACGAATATTTCATTGCTTCCGATGCTTCTCCGTTTGTAGAATTTACAAAAGAGGCAATCTATCTTGAAGACGGACATATGGCTCTTATCTCGTTAGAGGGTGGAGTAGATATCCGTGTAATCAATGATAATACAAAGGTAGATGCTCAGATTCAGGAACTGAAATTGAGCCTTGAACAGATTGAAAAAGGTGGATACGACCATTTCATGTTAAAAGAAATTTTCGAACAGCCAAAATCAATTCATGATACTATGCGTGGAAGAATTCTTTTAGATGAAGGAATTATTAAAATGGCAGGTATCTGGGATAATCTGGACAGAATTAAAAAAGCAAAAAGAATTATCATCATTGCTTGTGGTACCTCATGGCATGCAGGTCTTATTGGTGAATATCTGATTGAGGAATTTGCAAGAATACCTGTTGAAGTAGAATATGCTTCAGAGTTCCGTTACAGAAATCCAATCATTGGACCTAAAGATGTTGTTATTGCAATTTCTCAGTCAGGAGAAACTGCAGATACAATGGCAGCTATTAAGCTGGCAAAAGAAAAAGGAGCATTTGTATATGGTATTTGTAATGTAATCGATTCTTCAATCGCTCGTATTACCGATGCTGGTTCTTATACACATGCAGGACCGGAAATAGGTGTGGCTTCTACAAAAGCATTTACAGCACAGTTAACAATTCTTTCTCTTATTGCGCTGAAATTAGGTAAGCATAATGGTAATCTTAACAATACAGAATTTATGAAATATCTGTATGAGTTAGACGCGCTTCCGAAGAAAGTAGAAGAAGTATTACAGACTTCACACGATACAGTGAAAAAAATAGCAAAAGACTTTGTGGAATCTACTAATTTCTTATACTTAGGTAGAGGATACAACTTCCCTGGTGCCTTAGAAGGAGCTCTGAAATTAAAAGAAATTTCTTATATCCATGCTGAAGGTTATCCTGCAGCTGAAATGAAGCATGGTCCTATTGCATTAATCGATGAGAATATGCCGGTAGCTATTATTGCTCCAAAGCAAGGACATTACGATAAAATTGTAAGCAACGTTCAGGAAATTAAAGCAAGAAAAGGAAAAGTTATTGCTATTGTGAACAAAGGCGATACCCAGGTTGCTAAAATGGCAGACTATGTAGTAGAATTCCCGGAAACTTCCGAGTGTTTCTCACCTATAGTTTCTGCTATTCCGTTACAGTTATTATCATACTACATTGCAGTTTACAGAGGTGCAAACGTAGATCAGCCAAGAAACCTAGCAAAATCTGTTACAGTAGAATAA
- the panC gene encoding pantoate--beta-alanine ligase, producing MEILRNRQSLSDYIAAVKKEGKKIGFAPTMGALHDGHMSLYKEARKDNDIVISSVFVNPTQFNNPDDLKKYPRTEENDIAMLEKAGVDAVYIPTIEDIYPAKAESKHYDFGGIENEMEGKFRPGHFDGVGTVVSELFRQVQPDNAYFGEKDYQQLAIIKKLVEIEKFPIKIHGVPIYRAENGLALSSRNARLSEEERNGATLIYKTLVKVNEWFRVISIPEIKKRVEEIFEQSDYELEYFLIADEETLKETDFFYKDKNYRAFIVVFVGEVRLIDNMHMD from the coding sequence ATGGAAATTCTCCGCAATCGCCAGAGTCTCAGCGATTATATTGCAGCAGTAAAAAAAGAAGGTAAAAAGATTGGCTTTGCCCCAACGATGGGAGCTTTACACGATGGACACATGTCCTTATACAAAGAAGCACGAAAGGATAATGACATCGTAATTTCGTCTGTGTTTGTAAACCCAACACAGTTTAATAATCCAGATGATCTGAAAAAATATCCCCGTACTGAAGAAAATGACATTGCAATGCTTGAAAAAGCAGGTGTAGATGCTGTTTATATTCCAACTATTGAAGATATATACCCTGCAAAAGCAGAAAGTAAACATTATGATTTTGGCGGTATTGAAAATGAAATGGAAGGAAAATTCCGCCCGGGCCATTTTGATGGTGTTGGGACTGTAGTTTCAGAATTATTCCGTCAGGTACAACCTGACAATGCTTATTTCGGAGAGAAAGATTATCAGCAGCTGGCTATTATTAAAAAGCTTGTTGAAATAGAAAAATTCCCGATTAAAATCCATGGAGTTCCTATTTACAGAGCAGAAAACGGATTAGCATTAAGCTCCAGAAATGCTCGTTTATCTGAAGAAGAAAGAAACGGAGCCACACTTATTTACAAAACATTAGTAAAGGTTAATGAATGGTTCCGGGTGATAAGCATTCCGGAAATAAAAAAACGGGTTGAAGAAATTTTTGAACAATCGGATTACGAATTAGAGTATTTTCTGATTGCCGATGAAGAAACGCTTAAGGAAACTGACTTTTTCTATAAGGATAAAAACTATAGAGCATTTATCGTTGTATTTGTAGGTGAAGTCCGACTAATTGATAATATGCATATGGATTAA
- the cysD gene encoding sulfate adenylyltransferase subunit CysD has protein sequence MSTIEQANYLEQLESESIYILREVAGQFERPALLFSGGKDSITLAHLAFKAFRPGKIPFTFVHVDTGHNFPEALDFRDALVKELGVDLVVRKVEDTIKKKNLTEPKGKFPSRNWLQTFTLLDTIEEFEFDACIGGARRDEEKARAKERIFSVRDEFGQWNPKLQRPELWNIFNGRIHKGENVRVFPISNWTELDVWNYIRKERIELPSIYFSHDREVVDLNGQWIANSEYASLDADDLVTTKRVRYRTVGDMTCTAAVESNAETIDQVIDEIIATRISERGETRIDDRVTEAAMEDRKKGGYF, from the coding sequence ATGTCAACAATAGAACAAGCTAATTATTTAGAACAGTTAGAATCCGAATCTATTTATATTCTGCGCGAAGTAGCCGGGCAGTTTGAACGCCCTGCATTGCTTTTTAGCGGAGGAAAAGATAGCATCACACTGGCGCATCTGGCTTTTAAAGCTTTTCGCCCGGGTAAAATTCCCTTCACCTTTGTTCATGTAGACACCGGACATAATTTCCCGGAGGCATTAGACTTCAGAGATGCCCTGGTAAAAGAATTAGGTGTAGATCTTGTGGTACGCAAAGTTGAAGATACAATAAAGAAAAAGAATCTTACCGAGCCTAAGGGTAAGTTTCCGAGTAGAAACTGGCTGCAAACTTTCACATTGCTCGATACTATAGAAGAATTTGAATTCGATGCCTGTATTGGTGGTGCAAGAAGAGACGAGGAAAAAGCACGTGCTAAAGAGAGAATATTCTCTGTACGTGATGAATTCGGACAATGGAATCCGAAACTTCAACGTCCGGAATTGTGGAACATTTTCAATGGTAGAATTCATAAAGGAGAAAATGTAAGGGTTTTCCCGATTAGTAATTGGACTGAGCTGGATGTATGGAACTATATCCGAAAAGAAAGAATAGAACTGCCTTCTATTTATTTCTCGCATGACAGAGAAGTGGTTGATCTTAATGGGCAATGGATTGCCAACTCAGAATATGCTTCTTTGGATGCTGATGATCTGGTAACTACAAAAAGAGTACGTTATCGCACTGTGGGAGATATGACTTGTACAGCTGCTGTAGAATCTAATGCTGAAACAATAGATCAAGTAATAGATGAAATTATAGCCACCCGTATTTCGGAACGTGGAGAAACAAGAATTGATGATCGGGTAACCGAAGCCGCAATGGAGGACCGTAAAAAAGGAGGATACTTTTAA